The Chrysemys picta bellii isolate R12L10 chromosome 5, ASM1138683v2, whole genome shotgun sequence DNA segment AGATCTTACCACGGTTTGGGGCCTGCTTGACCTCCACACCCACATTCCCCTATCTCTACGAAATATAAAGTATTTATGTCAGTTTTGAAACACGTCTCAAACCTGTAGTACTCTCCAATTTATACATCACCATGGATAAATTTCAAGTTGAGATGGCATTACAAAAAAAGATTCCGTTTCCcaaacattttatttctaattgtaACAAATagttgattttcaaaaagtgatcATTCACTATCATCAATGGTGGCTTAAAGTTCCATGGGCATGGACCATAGTAAATTGTGTCCATTctcttaaaaaaaccctcaaagaaATGTCAAGAGGTAAAAGGAGTTGCAGATATAGAATGTGTAAGATTTCATTTTTCTAAAGCTCATTTAACCAAAAATGGAGTTAAAGTTAGACTCAGCAACAACCTCTGTGTTTACACTTCTTCAGTTTACATGAATCAAAGTATTACATACAAATACTATGTTCTTGCTGAAAAGTACATTTCCAGTAAAGGGCTCATAATAACCACATAACTTAAATATTTTCCAATGTATTAATTTTTTCATTTCAGGAATTAAGTGTTTCTCCTATTGAACATGgtcttttaaaggaaaaagatttCATAAATTTTTTGCCTTCATTTTGCACAAGAAGTATCGGCAACCTCTATGAGAGGAAACACATCCAGGACTGAAGTGGCATCTAATTAAAACAGGATTTCTTTCAGAACATgcaatttaaattttatttaattttatcaaTAAATGCAAGTCTGTCTTGCTCAATGACTGGGTAAAATGCTAGGGCACAAGATATTACAGCAGTAAAAGGTCAATTTCCAAAGGAAAGAACTGTACAATTACTGCACTAGATGTCATGTAAATTAAATTACTAGGTAAAACTTCTAAATTATAGGAGAAGAAGACGACTACGACATTTAATTAAGCAGTAAACCATAAGAAAAGATGCATTCCTGGGTCACTGGTGGACATCTTAGGCATAGTGCTAAGGATAAAACCTACAACAGATGATTTACTTTGATCACCCTATGTTAACAGATAGAAAATAATACCACCTACCTCTTATATAACAACattcatcagtagatcttaaagtgcttcacagtctttaatatatatTTCTGCTTACAATACAATAGGGAAGCagtatacccattttacagatggggaactgaagcagagagaaatTAAGGTGATTTACCCACAGTCAGTGTGTTgcagggatttgaactcaggtctcccaagtcctagatTAGTGCCCTACCCATTTGGCCTCCCTTCCTCAGCACAAGCTAATATTGCTTCATGTCAGAATACATTGCAATATTTTTaaggagcggggggcgggggggaggcagaaggagttCAGAGAATAAAATGGAATGATTAGTTTATGTACCACTATGGAATAAAgagagatttgtgtgtgtttatttgtatTCCATTTTTATATAGTGAAATCATCCCCAGAATACCTGAAGTTGCTAGAAActtcatgggggaaaaaaaaaaaaaaaaaaaatcaaacgaGAACATTCACATTAAGGTACTGGCCCTGCAAGTGTATGCATGTATTTAACTTATGGATAGGAGTAGACCTGTTGGCTGGGGAAGATGTGCAAACATTGCTTTGGGTAGGCAGCGTCCAAATCCACATAAAACTTAtgctactcctggggaaattctgcaccactggACATGCACACAAAATTCATGTCAagcgcagatttctttgcttccctgcagaaaaatgacttcctgatggggaagcaaagggaagctccAAGAGCAGTCATGAGCCCTCTCTGCAGCAGCAACAGGGGCGCATTGTTTCTagcacccagagcagccagcGGAAGGGTAAATTACCACAGGGGGATGCAGCCAGATCAGACCCACCCCATGtctgcccaacccctgtgcatctggaCCCCTCCCATACCCATACTCTCCCAACAAGCCTCACCGTCCCCTGCGCACAGAATGCCCCAATAAgcctcccgcacccaaaccctCACCTCACCCAGCCTCACCGCCTGGCTCCGGAGgtgccccccctgcacccagacattCCTGccgagccccacctcctccctcctcagtcccaccccagccagtggcccCCCTACCCCTgcgccgggctcagctgctagtcccggctgggcatGCGCATTTTCCCTGACCAAGACcatcccctgctgagccctcttCACTCCAATCCCCACCCTGACGAGCCCCACCCCCtatgcacctggaccaccctatgaaccccctgcccctggacccccaaccagctgcacctggaccaccaccACCTCAAGCCCCATTCCCCCaacagccagcccaccccactgTGCCATTCAACCTCCCTTACTGagtcccatcccccccatcccccagatcACTCCTGCTGAGTCCCAACCACCTTCaaagtcccattgcccctgcaacCAGAAACGCCCCTCACCCCCaagtccctgtgcatccagatcccccacacaCCAGGACCCCCACACACCAggacccccacacactcagctgcctgcacccagattgccccacacagagtCCCTTTCACCCCACACCTAGATTCCCCcaacactaagcccctccacacttggatcctgctgggctgagcctgcttgcccacacctggtgcataTGAGGCAGGGCTGGTAACCCTGGTGAGCTGGTTCACctgctactcctgagggaattctgaaccaaaaatttaaaattctgcaaatcttatttatcaataaataaacgtggtggctccagcatggcagcagtaagcacaggccactggctgcagggAAGTAGGGTCCACCCTCCAGCCCTCCCGCACTCCCTCCCTGGGACAGGCCTgccccttgcactgtgtcagggtcgggtgcatcCTCACCTCCGATGTGCATGTGGGTGGTGCATACAGGGTGATCACCCACCTCCGCGCAGCAAGGCACCTGtgttcccccactgccatgttggagcctcatagctcagtggtttgagcattggcctgctaaacccaggtttgtgagttcaatccttgagggggccacttagggatctggggcaaaatcagtacttggtcctgctagtgaaggcagggggctggactcaatgacctttcaaggtcccttccagttctaggagatagaaaaaaaagaaattaatggagatatcctatttcatTTACTTATTTATTGGCTGATTTAGAAGACTATTTTTTATTACCAATTCTGCAGAAGCTGAAAAGCAAAGTTACTTGGCAAAGTAAAGTGGTCTTTTCTCCAAATATAcaacattttgtttctatttaATATGACATTTGGTGCAAATATTTTCTGATTTACATGCAGTACCATAATGGTGGCATGCTCCAGGCACTATACTGTGAACCTAAATCCCCTCATTCCACTCTTGTAAGTGCATTTATGGTTAGAAGAGAGGCTATATAATCATTACCAATCTGCTCTCATTGTTTTCTGAATCATACTCTAATTATGAAAAATAATTTACTACTTTTTACTCCAATTCAGATGGCAGAACTAAAATCAATTGCAGAACTATTCCTGATGACACAGCAACAAAACTGTTAAATTCCAACTGTGGGTCAAATCTGCTTTTGGTTACACTCATGGAACCCCACTGAAAACTGCTCCAGCAGGCCCAAGTataggtggcagaatctggccaataAAAAGTTTTACTGGCAAGGTGCTCAAACTGAAAAAGGAACACCGACTTTCAGCTTCCAGGCCGAATTTGCAGGGCTGACAGCATGAAATACTGTCTTTTTACATGCAAGCCAAACAAACGTGATCTGAGAGTTTGTAACCGAGACATGGAACCCCATGATCACattttagagcaggggtaggcaacctatggcacgcctgCCAAAGgtagcacgcgagctgattttcagtggcactcacactgaccgggtcctggccaccgatccggggggggggggggggggggggaagggggagggctttgcattttaatttaatgtaaatgaagcttcttaaacatttaaaaaaccttatttactttacatacaacaatagtttagttatatattatagactcatagaaagagaccatctaaaaacgttaaaaatctattactggcacgcgaaaccttaaattagagtgaataaatgaagactcggcacaccacttctgaaaggttgcttaCTCCTGTTTTAGAGTCACTTCTTGGAGCGGCGCTTCATTTTAAAAAGACCGAATGAGATACAGCTGAACTGATAGTGTTATGAGGCTATTTTCACATCCCAAGTACAGTATGTGTCAAATGTAATATGCATTAACATGCAATTTAATGATCAGATTTAACCCATCTAcaaatttcctttcattttcccatccttgtgtttttatttaaaaaacagataCCCTACCAAACAATGCAAGAGAGGCTAGACATCCAGCCCTGAAACTCCTTGTTTCTCTAAACACACAAACAACATAACCTGTGCAGACATATTATAAAAGTATTTGTAGtttgtattgtattttttattttagggCTAAGGACAAGGACAGAGAGAAGGCATCTTCCTTAGTGCCACTTTACAACTCCATGAAGTAGATGACCATGTCCCTAACAACAGTATTGCATTTTATAAACCGAAGGAGCTACTGGCCAACTATGCTAATGAAATTAACAGGGTCTCTAGATTTGTCCCCACATGAGGAAAAGAAGGTGTTTGCTTACCACTGTTGTCTTCACTAGAATTTTATCACATCTTAATTACTATATTAACTAACTCATAGTCAGAATACTAGGAAAAAAAGGTGTAAAGACCAGGCCAATGCTTCTGTCTTGAGAGGCAAAAATTGTGTGGTTTTCCCAATTGTGTTTAAGCTAACTCAACTGAaagagaaccccccaccccttttgccTGTCAATACGGGAAGTAATCGGCCTTCAACCAGATCGGAGAACTCCCAGTGAACCCTGCCCCTTACCTCCCCTAACATGAATATTCATTTACCAGCTGTCaaaaccctcccccacacacttgcATGTTATTCTTCAAAACCATCCCATATTATTCTTCCTCACTTCTCATTCAGAGCTGTCCTGAGTGCTCCATTTTcaggaatttttgtttgttttggtttttttagtcCCTAAAGTAAACAGATTTCCAAACAAAACGATAGGATTAAAAAGACAACGTTTTACCTAATCAAGAATATAAATTAAAAAGGACTTCTTGAAAACATTTACAAAGTTCATTTGTCCATCACATGAACTTTATATTTTATGTAGAAAACAAATGCAAACTTGCACATTGGGGCCAGATccacactagaaacttttgcctgTATagcatgttttttaaatatttctaagCTAACACGCCTTCAAAATCTTTTTGTCATGTGCAAACCTTTTCAGTAAtgcttttatatcttcttccaagtcattgattaaaaaacaacaacaacaaaaaaccatgTTAATTAGTGCATGGCCATGAACCAATCCCCATGGGACACCACTAGAAACTTAGGGAATCATCATCAATTGGGTATTTCCAAATGCATTTTGCGACCTGCCAGcccatttttaatccatttcgtgttttccatgttaattttgttttgttctaatttatctagttttttttaaatctaaatattgCAAGGTAACAAGTCATATACCTTAAAGAAGTACATTACACaaatactattacctttatcaccCAGACTAAtcatttcataaaaaaaaaaattaagttaatttGGCAAgagctattttccataaaattgtgttgattggtattaattatatcaccctcctttaattctttactaaTTAAGTCCCTatatcagctgttccattattttgcctggggaTCAACATCAGCCTGCTAGCCTATAATTAATTACCCAAATAGTCCCATTTAGCCAATTTaaatattagcacaacattagctttcttccagaacttccccagtgttccaagagttaTTGAAGATCAACATGAATGGCCCAGTAAGCTTCTCAGCCagcttttttaaaattcctggatGCAATTGATCCAAACCTGCTGATTTAagaatgtctaactttagtaactGTTGTTTAACATACTCCTGAGTTACAATTAGAATGGAAAGTGATTAATCACCATATAAGACTACCATATATGTTTTTcccaaacagaaatatttattgactacttctgcctggtctacactattattgacaattttaccatttccatctactAATGGTCTAATACCATTGTTagaattctttttgttcccaATATATTTTAAGAACTTTTTCTTATCTTTAACTCTTATGGCCATAAATTTCCCCTTTTGCtttccttgtctctctctcttttttttaaaacaattcctAGCTTATATTTTATATTCCCCAATTTCCCCTTTTATTAATTAAGTAGAACTAAATGGGGAATCTGCTCAagatcttagatgtctatacacaaattcAAGGAGcttggggaataaacaggaagaactagaagtATTACttaagctaaattatgacttaattggcatcacgGAGACTTGGATGGATAAGCCTCataactggaatattggtataaaggggTATCACTTGTTCAGGAAGAAAAGGCAGGGTAGAAGGCaggttgcattatacatcaagaatatatacacttgttctgaagCTCACAAGGAGGTAAGAGGCAGACCaattgagagtctctgggtaaagataaacagGGTAAAAATAGGGATGATGTCAGGATATGGGGTCTGCTATAGGCCACTAAAtcaggaagaagagatggatgaggcatttctagaacaaacagaaaaatccaGACAAGCTCTGGTACTAATGGGAGACTAATTATACAGACATCTGTTAGAAAAGTAATGGGGCAAAACACAATCTCCAATAAGTTCCTGGAATATACTGGGgactttttgttccagaaagCGGAGGAAGTAGCCAGGGAGACAGCCTCTTTGGACTTGATTCTAACTAGCAGGGAAGCATTGGTAGAGAATCTGAAGACTGAAGGCAATTTGggtaaaagtgatcatgaaaatGATAGATTTAATGATatgaaggagtgagagcagcagaataaggacaatggacttcaaaaaaagcagactttaacagacTCAGAAAAATGGTAAGTAAGGTCCCCTGGGAAGAAAacctaagggaaaaaggagttcaggagagctggcagtttctcaaggagacaatactAAAGGCACGAACTACAAACATTCCCGATGCAAAGGAAAGCTAGGAAGAGGCCAATATAgttccatcaggagctcttaagtgacctgaaaaatcaaaaaggaattgtacaaaaatggaaacatggataaattgctaaggaggagtacaaaagataGCAgaagcatatagggacaaaaatcagaaaggataaggcacaaaatgagttacatctagcaagggacataaaaggcaataagatgttctataaatatattaggaaccAGAGAAAGATGCAGAAAAGTGTAGGTCCCctcttagtggggaaggagagcaaataatTGATAATATTAAGAAGGCTGAAGCGTCacatgcctattttgcttcagactTCACTGAAAAGATTAACGGCCACCAGATACTGGACACAATTAACATTAAACAACAAGGGGAAGGAACGTAAGCTAAAATAAGGAAGAACAgattaaagcaggggttctcaaggTGGTTACTTGGGGATTGCAAGCCCCGAGTTCCCATTAAATTAAATTgacaccctccacacacacatttttaatttataaggaggggcgGGGTGTCagactcagaggcttgctgtgtgaaaggggtcactaatACAAAAAGTTGGAAAACCACtctgttaaagaatatttagataagttagctGTATTCAAATctgcagggcctgattaaattcatCCTAAGGTACATAAGGAACTAACTGTTAGTTATCTCAGaaccgttagcaattatctttgagaactcctggaggatgggtgaggacccagaggactggagaaggataaacatagtacctatctttaaaccatcagtttgtaagcacctggaggataatagggttatatggaatagccagcatagatttgtcaagaacaaataatgtcAAATGAAtttaaatttccttctttgacagggttattggcTTAGTGGAGGGGGAAGCActagatatgatatatcttgattttactaAGGGGTTTTggacatgacattctcataagcaaactagggaaatgtaatctatatgaaattactataaggcgGGTGCACatctggttgaaaaaccatactcagagtagcTTTCAATGGCTTGCTGTTAAACTGGGGGGGTAGGGAGAGAGACATATCTAAtgggatcctgcaggggtcagtcctgggtctggtgtgattcagtattttcattagtaatttggataatggagtggagagtatgcttataaaatttgcagatgacaccaagctgggaggggtagcAAGCACTTTtggggacaggattagaattcaaaaggagcTTGACAAATCTGAGAGTTTGAGAATCTGAAATTAACAAAATGAAgttaaataaagacaaatgcaaagtacttcacttgggaaagaaaaaaaatcaaatgcacaactacaaaatggagaactACTGCGTAAATGACAGCACAGCTGAAATGGATCTGGGGATCCATTATAGTGGATCGCCatattgaatatgaatcaacaatgtgatgtagctgcaaaaaaggctaatgtcatttTGCGGTGTATTAACATGATTATCatatgcagtggctctcaacctatttaccactgtgggctgcatatgcagctttctgtgtgttatgtgggctgcatccaaacTATATACGTAccacctgtatggccctgaggatgtcacatgggctgcggctgtgtgctgattgggccacaagcggCCCGCAggctgtgggttgagaaccattggtcatatgcaagacatgggaggtaattgacAAGCTTTAGTTGGCACTggcgaggcctcagctggagtattatgtccagttctgggagtcACACATTAGCAAagtactgcttactgtatttttcacttcatgcatccgatgaagcgggttttagcccacgaaagcttatgcccaaataaatttgttagtctctaaggtgccacaaggactcctcgttgtgtttgctgatacagactaacacagttaccactctgaaaccaaagGCCAAATGCTTTTCcgcattatcatagaatcataggcctggtctacactacgggtttaggtcgactttagcagcgttaaaccgaattaagcctggacacgtccacacaacgaggccccttctttcgacttaaagggccctttaaaccggtttctttacaccacctccgacgaggggattagcgataaaaccggcctttgcgggtcggaattggggtagtgtggacggaattcgatgttattggcctccgggagctatcccacagtgcttcattgtgaccgctctggacagcgctctcaactcagatgcactgaccaggtagacaggaaaagacccgcgaaggtttgaatttcatttcctgtttgcccagcgtggagagcacaggtgaccacgcagagctcatcagcacaggtaaccgtcatggagtcctcccaggatcgcaaaagagctccagcatggaccgaacgggaggtacgagatctgctcgccatatggggagatgaagcagtgatagctgaactccgtagcagtaaaagaaatggcaaagtattagaaaagatctccaaggccatgaaggaccgaggccataacagggacacacagcagtgccgcgtgaaaattaaggagctacggcaagcctaccacaaagccagagaagcaaacggaaggtccggggcagagccgcaaacttgccgctactacgcggagctgcatgcgatcctagggggtgcagccaccactaccccaaccgtgtgctatgactctctcactggagaaacacacagggaagacggttcggggaacgaggaagatgacgatggaggtactgtaggtagctcacagcagcaaggaagcggagaaaccgttttccccaacagccaggatatgtttgtgaccctggacctggaaccagtaacccccgaactcacccaagaccctcagggcacacaggagacctctggtgagtgtaactttgtaaatatttgtaaacattacaaaaaaaaagcaagcaagtctgttaacgtgtatggggatggagcggaaatcctccagggacatctccagaaagctctcctggttgaaatggggtgattttattaagggggacattcagaggcgcccgttcctgctattctgaccagaaatgttccccgctgttaaccacgcggtgggggggaggggtgaagtgatcatcccagagaatcgtgtgtgtgtgtgtgtgtgtgggggggggggtttacttgtgtttgtgccgcatgttaaccgggaaaccgcagccccctccttttacattgaaaccccattttaaatggacaacccaattcatccttgatatgggaaatgcgctgctgtttgcaacctttcccgcatgttaagaaggttaaaaaagccaaaacactgtggcctacgatggctgcctgcaagccgaaatatgcgaccttgtaatgaaagagtgtacccattgttccctaaaatgtgtcttttttaaccacctctcccttctcctccaccagctgcaaatgtttctccttcgcagaggctcgtgaacattagaaagagaaaacgtaagacgagggacgagatgttcacggagctgcagatgtcctcccacgctgatagagcacagcagaatgcgtggaggcagtcaatgtcggagatgagaaaagcccaacatgaacgagaggagaggtggcgggctgaagacgataggtggcgtcagcttgcagacagacggcaagaggcaatgctccgtctgctggagcatcaaagtgatatgctcgagcgtatggttgagttgcaggaaaggcagcaggagcagagactgccgctacagcccctgtgtaaccaacagccctcctccccaagttccatagcctcctcacccagatgcccaagaacacggtgggggggcctccgtccacccagtcactccaccccagatgatcgcccaagcatcagaaggctcggcttcaataagagttaaagttttaaaatgcagtatgtccttttccatccctcctcccccacccatcccagctaccttggcaattatccccctacctctgtaaggaactaataaagaatgcatgaatgtgaaaaaacaatgactttattgcctctgcaagcgggaggggaggggagggtggggtggggtggttggtttacagggaagtagagtgaaccgggtcgggggggggggggggttggagggttcatcaaggagaaacaaacagaagtttcacacagtagcctggccagtcacaaaactcgttttcaaagcttctctgatgcgcaccgcgccctgctgtgctcctctaaccgccctggtgtctggctgcgcgtaatcagcggccaggcgagttgcctcaacctcccaccccgccataaaggtctcccccttactctcacagatattgtggagcgcacagcaagcagcaataacaatggggatattcttttcgctgaggtctgagcgagtcagtaagctgcgccagcgcgcttttaaacgtccaaatgcacattccaccaccattcggcacttgctcagcctgtagttgaacaggtcctgactcctgtccaggctgcctgtgtacggcttcatgagccatggcattaaggggtaggctgggtccccaaggatcacgataggcatttcaacatccccaatggtcactttctggtccgggaagaaagtcccttcctccagctttcgaaacagagcagagttcctgaagacgcgagcatcatgtacctttcccggccatcccacattgatgttggtgaaacgtcccttgtgatccaccagggcttgcagcagcattgaaaagtaccccttgcggtttacgtagtcggtggcttggtgctccggtgacaagatagggatatgggttccgtctatggccccgccacagtttgggaatcccatttcagcaaaaccatccactattgactgcacgttgcccagagtcactacccttgctatcaccaggtctttcattgccctggcaaattggatcacagcagcccccacagtagatttgcccactccaaattgattcccgactgaccggtagctgtctggcgttgcaagcttccacagggctatcgccactcgctt contains these protein-coding regions:
- the LOC135984018 gene encoding uncharacterized protein LOC135984018 produces the protein MESSQDRKRAPAWTEREVRDLLAIWGDEAVIAELRSSKRNGKVLEKISKAMKDRGHNRDTQQCRVKIKELRQAYHKAREANGRSGAEPQTCRYYAELHAILGGAATTTPTVCYDSLTGETHREDGSGNEEDDDGGTVGSSQQQGSGETVFPNSQDMFVTLDLEPVTPELTQDPQGTQETSAANVSPSQRLVNIRKRKRKTRDEMFTELQMSSHADRAQQNAWRQSMSEMRKAQHEREERWRAEDDRWRQLADRRQEAMLRLLEHQSDMLERMVELQERQQEQRLPLQPLCNQQPSSPSSIASSPRCPRTRWGGLRPPSHSTPDDRPSIRRLGFNKS